The region TCCAGTGGAAGTAGAATAAAATTAGTTCTATTAAAACAGCTAGTTCTTGGCAAGCTTGATCACTCGATCCTTCACCTCAGTGACGATCAGAGTTTGATCACGAACGGGATCTTCTTTGCCGGAATATTTTTGATTCGCGTATAAGATCTCGTTACGCAGCTCGTGAACACCCTGACGTGGCGCCTTTGATATGGCGTCCATCACATTGTGCCCACCCCATCCAACCCCCAACGAGTTCTGAGAGTTTTTAAGGCCTTCAGTCGCCAGTATCAGTCTATCACGAGGATTCAGTTGAATCGTGCGACTTTGAGGCTCCGTGTTAAAATCCTTACCCAGACTTGGACCGGTCGCAATCAATTCTGAAAGCGCATCCTTGCCGTAAATCTGGTGGAAGCCATCGATGTCGCCCACGGAACAATACTGAAATTCATAACTGCGTCGATCAACCACTCCGTAAAAGATGTTCGCTCGATCTTCGTTCTGAATATTTGGGAGTACGTCCTTAGCCAATATACTCACAACTTTGTGAGCTTCAAGGCCACGTCGTGCTTCCATCTGAGATGAAATTTTAATGATAACTGACAATAGCAGCGACGACAGAGAATAACCCGTTGCGCTGGAAATCAAGATTCCAAATTTGAGTTTGTCTTCATGCTCAAAGATATCAAAGTAGTCACCACCCGAGCGGGTTCCTGGCAAAAACTTTGTGGAGAATTCGAAACCTTGTACGTTTGGAAGCTCAGTAGGAGAAAGTTTCTTTTGCAGAGCCTGAGCCATTTTCAGCTCTTGACCCATTTGATGAATCATTTTTTCTAAAACTTGATTGGCTTTGCCTAACTCGAGGCGATAGCGATGAAGCTCGGCTTCTTTGACAGCGAGTTCATGTTCAAGATCGGAAATTCGTTCTTTAAGAGCGTTTGGGTCATTAGACATAACGCTCTTATTTTAGAGAGAATTTTAGGCCGAGTCAGGCAGTGATTCCTGAGTCGGCCCTAAGTCGGGTGGTTAAAGCCTGAGGTTAGCCCAGACTACTACTCTGCTTTGAAGTTCAAGATCAATTCAGCTTTCTGCTCGTCAGTCGCTTTCATCTTTTCATTCATAAGCTCAAATGCTTTGGCCAACAATGCAGTACGAGAACCATCAGCCATAAAAATAGCGGCGTCTTCTTTAGATTGGGCAATCACCTGCTTATAAGCGCAACCTGGTCCAGATGCACAGCTAATCGCCAACGAAGCAAACATCGCAGCAGTCACTGCGCTCATCGCAGACATTTGATCGTCTTGTTGAGTACGGCCGTATCCGCCACCGCCATGGTAACCACCGTTACCTGGATAGTAAACCGGACCTGGAGGAGGAGGAGGCGGAGCTGGATAGTATTGTGCCAATGCGGAAACACTTGTAAGCATAATGATTGCTGTAAGTACCGTCTTTTTCATAAGGACACCTTTCCTACTTCGAACGAAGTAGCGCTTGTAACATTGTTATATTCTGATTGCTGGTTTCGATTTCCTTCAGCAAAGCTGGGTCAGTCATCTTGTCAGCGATTTTTTTAGTTTCTTCTGAAATCTTGATTGCATCTTCCGCTTTTCTATTAACGATGGCGCTCGCCGATGCCATTTCCGAAGCATCTGGCAAACCATAACCGAGTCCGCGCGGTAGGAACGCAGATGGTTTTGCAAATAACTGTGAAAGTTCCAAATAATTATCTGCGGCTTGCTTGCCATCCTGACTTGCTTTGCCCTCTTTCGAAGTCGTCAAGGATTGCGTCAATTCGCTCATGATGTAGTTTTGAATCTGTCTTTGAGCTGCAAGTTCCAATACGAACAAAGCGGCCGTCATTTTCTTGTATTCAGGCTGGGACTTCTTAATCATCGAAATAACTTCTTTACGATAAGTCGCTGCCGATTCGATCCATTGTTTAAAATCTTTAGCACTCGTCAGACCCGCATCTTTCACGATGCCGAAAGTTTTTTGGTAGCGTTCTTCATAAGAATCAAAATAGTAACCAAGCTCCAAGGCTTGCTTTTTATCCGCGAACACGCGCTCATTACCAAGACCTTGTTTCAACAAAACATCGTAAAGACCTTTTGGAGTTTTGATCTCTGTGTTCATCATTCCTGGAGACAATAACACGGATTGCAATAGGTCCATTGTTTCTGTCGCGCAGTTGTTTGTGATGAATTTATATTTACCATTGTAGCCCCAGTGAATTTCCACAGAGCGTGCGATGAAATCGTTGATTTGCTGACGAGTGAAAGCCAAGGGCAAACTGCGAAGTGCGCGGAACTGACCTTTAGGATATTCATCAATTACTTGATTCAATGGCAAGATGAACAAACGTGACGGATAATCGCCCACCATACCGGCCCATGCGTTCAACTGCAGGGAATCCACAAAGGCACGGAAGCTCAACACCAGATGAAATTCAATATCACGAAGACAATCAGGTCCCACGACTTTACGCTGTGGAGAGCACATCACCAAACGGATCATCGAGTGACCCCAGCCAGATGATAACTCGCTACCCTTTTCTGCAAAAAGATAATGAATTTGGTAAACGCGTGAGGGATCAATCGCTTGAACTTGTGCTAATTTATATGAGCTATTTGGAATGACGTAACCCAACTGTTGATCGCAGGTTACATTTTGAAATGGCGTGTGTCTGAATTGGCTGGAAAGCACCTTATACATGCCAGGACGGCGGCACTTGTACTGAGGATCCATCAGGAAATATTCCATGTTCACAGCCAAGTATTCTTTAGTGTTTTCTAATTCATAACGATCTGGAGAACGTTGATTCAAACCGTTCTCGGACTGACCTGTCCACCCTGCCACTTGCAAGAAGTACGGGTTTTTCGAAAACGACGTCGTCATGTTTTCATAGTACTTACAAGCATACGGGCGAGCGCCATTTTGAATGCGCTCTTCTTTAGATTTTGCGAATTTCGTATCGCAACGCTCGATCCACTGTTTTTCGGAATCACTGTGAACGTTTGCAAAGTCATACAAGTGAGTTGTTTCATGAAGAACTGTCGCCAGGATTTCCGCATACATTGTTTTATGGGAACGATCTGTACGAGTAGAGTTCATGGGGCCTTTAACGATTTCAGCCAACGTGCTGTTATCCAAAGTCAGGTCCCGGCGGCTAAAGCTTGCCGCCCCCAATGCTCTTTGTAAACCAAAGGAGGGCAATTTACCGAAACGAATCTCCACTGTGCTTAATGCTGATTTTAGAGTTTCTGGAAGTCTTTGATCCGCTTCTTTCAATAAGGCTTGAACTGCCGCCTTTTGATTCGCCGATAGAGGCGTCACCACTTGGTATTCAAACGCATGAGCCGATACCGCTGTGATCAGTGGCAGAGAGAAAGCTACAATATGTTTGAAACAGGCTTTTTTAAGCATACGCTGCTACTTACAAACTTCCTGCCATAAGGACAGCGTCTCAAATAGAACCAATGGCTTTTAAGATGCGTAGATTGCTAGAGTTTTGAACAGGGTGCCGCTTTTGGGCAGCCATTATTGTTAGAATGACTCAAAACAAAAGCCACCCCCCGGGAGGGGATGGCTTCATGGAGGGAGAAACGTACAAAAAGGGGGGAACTATTTCAACTTCAAGATTTCTTCAGCGATTTGCATGTCAGTCGCTGTTGTTCTGTTCACAAAACGAACGTTTTCCAAAGCTGTCTCCAAGTTTGGACCGCGCACTTGACCACCCGTCGCTACGAACATCGCTGCGTCGTCTTGAGCGTTCATAAGGATTTGCTTATAGTCTGATTCCGCTGAGTTTTTTTGGCTCAATTTAACCGTCGTCGTGATTTCAAGAGCCATAGCATTCATAGACAGCGCTGATACCAAAACAAACAATACTGCTTTCATAGGTTTACTCCTTCGTGTTTTTTTAAATATTATTTAAGAGATAGAATTTGCTCTGCGATTTGCATGTCGGATGCAGATCTCGCTTTTTCGTTTACTGAACGAACAGCTTCCAAAGCACGCTCCAAGCGAGCACCGCGATTTTGACCATTAGATGCGATGAAAAGGGCAGCATCGTCTTTTGCCATCACCAATACCTGTTTATACTCCTCAGCAGAGGGATCTGTAGACATATCCCTAGTCGTCATAAAAGGTGACATAACCAGTTCCACTGTTGACGAGACAACCATATTCGTAGCTTGAGCAGCATTAACAGACATCAAAACCACGACCGTAATTAATACGTTCTTCATAGATTCTCCTAAGTCATTTAAAGATTCGGAATTCCATGTGCAACACGTGGACCACGATGAATACCGAATATCTTTCGTTTCAGATGGCTAAGGAATAGACACAGAGCAAATTTTGGAAACAAAAAGTGGATTACTCGCGTGTCATCGAAAAGCTCACATCCCATTTTGGGTTGGTCATATCGCTTTAAACGGTCCCACAATCTATCCATATTTAGGCAAACATTATCAACCATGCTAAGGGAACTCGCAAAAAAGGGGTTCTGTTTGTCCTTGATAACCTATTACTTTCATTTCAAACCATTGGTGGCTGAAATCTTTGTCAGAAGCGCAGCCCCACTAGCAGCTGTCTCTTTGGTTCTGTGGCTGATCACAATTTATAGAGAACAGCGAAATGAAATTGTAGAGCATTTCAATCGTAACATTTGGGGGCTTTTGTTATCAGTGGCACTCGCATCGGTGATTTTTTTGATCCTGCGAGTTGGCTATCGCGTATTAAGTGATGAAACAAATCTTTTGGGAGTCTCCCGAGACATCGCCACCCACTTTCAGTCCTATAACTTCATGCAGGGGATCTATTTCCCTGATGATCACTATATGGTTATCGAAAATGAAATCCCCACAAGGCCTGTGATGTTTCCTCTGATGGCGGCTCTTTTGCATTTATTTTTTGGAATCTCAGCAAACAACTTTTTCATTCTTAACTTCTTCCTGTTCGTGGCACTTTTGTTTACATTTTACTGTCTTTTGAAAAACAAGGGGCCTTGGGTCCAAGTTGCAGGGACGATCTTACTTGCCATGAATGCTTCGCTTGCTTGGCACGTAGCTTCGGCAGGATTTGATTTGTGCTCTTTGTTGTTCGCATTCTGGACGTTCCTCTTTTTATGGAAATACCTTAGCGAGCCTTGTTCCAAGAATTTTAAATTATTGGCTTTTACATCGTTGATGTTTATTCAAATTCGCTACGAGTCGGTTATGTATATGCCGATTATTATGACAGCCATGATATGCCTTCACGGCAGAGAGACTTGGCAACGGGTGCGCCAAAGCCCGTGGCTTTTACTATTTCCGCTACTACTTACGCCCCTAGTTCTGCAGCGCTTTCTGACATGGGGACGTTTTGAAAATGCACCGGAACTTCCTCCATTTACGTATAAAAACATCCCAAATCATGGTGCTATTTTTTTAGAATTCTTTTTTAACCACAAGGATTCAATCTACCCACTGATTACCAATGCTTTGGGACTTGCAGGTGCCATCTTACTTTTTAGAATTTACCGCGATCGTAAAACCAGACTGTTCATTCATACATGTACCGTCGCATCTTTGGCTTTGTTGATTCTGATGTTATGCCACCATATGGGGCGAGCGAATGTCTATACCCAGTATCGTTTATTTATGCCCTTAACAGTGGTCCTTCTCGCGGCATTTTGTTTCTCACTGTCGGAAAATAAAAAAGTTTTGTGGGCTTTATCGCCTCTATTAGTGATGCAAGTATTTATGGGTTATCGCTTTTTGAATGAACATAGGGACTTTGAAGATTTACCAAGAGAGATGAAAATCATTGAAGAGTTTCTGGCCCGCGATCCACAGAATAATTCTCTTTTTATCTATCATCGTCCGGGACAAATCACCTCCTCAGGACACTCGTCCGTTATTTCAAAATATTTTTCCTATCACAATGATTTATTCAGGGTGTGGCGAAACTTTGGATCGATTGGCAAGATTTACGAAATCAATCAGACATGGCACTTTGGTGATGTTGAATTGCCAATATACCCGGGCTGGAGACGGATCCCCATAGAAACCTATCCTCAGTCACCGTTTTCGCATTTACAAATTGATGAGCTGATCCCGGAAGTTAAAGGCCTGCAGGATCAGTAAAGATTTAGATCAAAGATTCGATCTTTGTCAGCTCGGCTTCTTCGGCTTTAAGGCGAAGTTGGATGTGTTCGGGAACTTGCCCTTGCTGCAGGCTATTTAGACCCTGCATGTGATAACGAACTTCACTGAGGCGCTTGTGAATTTTCGCTTTAGCCCACTGATAAACACCCGCTGATGCATACTCCTCAGAGAACCATACTGCAGAAATATATTTAGCATCCTGGATTTCGTCGACCTTCGTTGCTCCTCCGAAGTGTCCCCAAACCATCTGAGCCACGAACTCGACGCCCAAAATAATCAAGAACAAGAGCACAAATTGAACGCTTTTGTCTTGATACGCGGTCATCTCGGAAGTGTAACCCATGTTCATGGTTACACGCACTTCACCAGCCAGCAATAAGCCCAAAATCGTTCCCAGAATAGAAGCCAACGAAAACTGCATACCCACACGACGACAATCTTGATTCAAAGATCTCGTGTGCCACCAGAACAGCAGCATGCGACCGATGCGCTCCCCTGCGACCAAGGCAATAGCTCCATTGATGGAAATCGCGTTTACGAATAACAACGACAATCCCAAAGCCAGAGACCAGAACTCCACTCGCACAACCAAGCTAATCAACGCTGCTGCCAACAAAATCGAAACAATCGAAACGATTCGTCCATCCGCCAAGAAAAAGGCGAATTCACTTTGTCCCAAGGCCATAATTAAAACGTTGGAGTTTTTTAGAACCAACTCGCCACCAATCAAAAAGATTCCTGTACCCATGATCCACTGTAAAACTGTGCGCGTTTTAGGAGTCAGTACAGACGAAATCAGACCCAAAACACAAAGCCCCAACAGGAAGGATCCGTTAAAGCTTAAAAACAGCATTCCCAGAAGAGCCACCCACCATGCACCGATCGTGGATAAACACATCACCAGAACGGCGGGACGCAAACTTAGAACGCGCAAGTTATAAAGCCCCATTCCCGCATACAAAGATTTTTGCGGAGAGACTTCGAGCAACACCACGTCCAAGCAGTATTGAAACATTTTGATCATTTTCGGTTGATCTAAGTTTTTATCGAGGAAATATTTTTGGAATCCTTGAAAAAGCAAAGCCGCATATTTTTGCGACATCGTTAGACCAAACATCATCAGGACAAAACTACCCAACCACATAAGAATCATAACGAACCACCTTTCCTTCAAACGAATGAATCACGCCCGGCAATAGCTGTTCCGCATGGATAGGTCGTTTCACCACCACACGTCTTACGGGCCACTTCAAAGCTTCTTTTAAAACTTCAGCGGCATCATCGTCGTGACCAACTAGATCGCGGAAAACCACCATTTCCTGTTTCGGTAAAGACGATTTCTTTTTATGCGGATACATGGGATCGAAATAAATCGAATCGATTTCGATTTTACCTTTCTGTTCACGCAAGAAATCCAAGCTGTTTGCAAAATGCAGCTGATAGGATTTGAGATATTCTTTCTGAGTTTTGGCAAAGGCTTCACTTAACAGCGCATACAAAACCGGAGAGCGCTCCACACCCGTCACTTGAAATCCCAACTGAGTCAGGAACACACTGTCGATCCCCATGCCTACAGAAAGATCTAAGATCTTTTTGCAGCCTTTGGCAGCACCCAACGCCTTAGCGATCATTTCTTGTTTTCCGCGGTGACCCTTGCGCTCGTAATCCAGATGGTTTTTATCGAAATCAAATTCAAGCAAACGCTTGTCCTGATCGCGCACGAAAACGCGATCGCCTTCGATGTTGAATCGGAAATAATAAGAATCAATTGATGGAGGATTTAGGGGACAGTTTAAAAACTGCGACCAGTGCTGTCCCTTAGCCATTCCTGCTTCATCGGCGATGACACAGATTTTTTTTATCTCGCCAGCAGCAGATACCAAAGACATTCAAACACCCACAGTCCAATTGTGAATAAGAACAAAGTGAAACCGTATTTGAAAACCTGGCGCAGATCACCACCCACCGGGCTTGAAAGACTTTTTAACTTAGAAATAAAGGTGAACGACAAGAACACCAGGGCAATACTCACGTAAATACCCCAGTACTTACCAGCATAGACCAGGTGATAAAACAGATTGATGCACAAGAAAATCGCCCACCACAGCGCGATCAAACGACGAGAACGATCAAAGCCCAAACAATTCACGGTATTTCGGAACCCCGCCTGACTGCTTGGTAAAATGTTGATGAAGTTACGAAGATGAACCACAAATAATACGGCCCAACCCCAAACAACACCAATCCATAGGGATTCTTTATCAAACGGCGCACCCATTGCCAGCTGATATCCCACCGTTAACAACGGACCAAACATCAAGAATAACGAAATCTCGCCACCAATTTTATATTTAAACGAAATGCGCTTTTGGAATTGTGCCCACAAACCGATGATCGCTCCCACGACTACCACATAGGCTACTTCGTTGTAGGCCATCATCACTGGGACCGCACACATCAACGACAGGATCAAAAAAGTCGTCGAGAGATTTTTAATATGTGAAGCCGTCGTCCAACCATTTTGAATGGCGCGACTGCCACTGCGCTCAAGGACTCGATCCACACCACGTACGTGATCAGTATAGTCATTGCGAAGGTTCACAGAGATAAAGGCAAAGATCACACCGATCGTCGCAATCAGGCAAGAGATCGGATCACGAATCGTCTGATCCGCGATGTTTTTAGTCAGAATTAAAAAAAGAGGTACTAAGATGAATAGGAAACTTCTGAACTTGACCGTCTTCATAATGCGCACGATGCGCGGAGGAAACTCTAGGGAACTCACCGGAACGATTTTGAAGGTCACTGTTTCAGAGGCTGAATTTACATTCAGCGTCTGTACAGGCAAAGCACGCTTATCCTTGGCAAAAGTGCCAAGCAGATAGGATTCGAATTGAGGCGAGCTTTTGCTTAAGGTAACGAACTCACTCACGAAGAAGGCTTCCTTCTCCAGTAAAGAATCTCAGTCAACGGACGAAGTTGATCGATCAGTTTTTCCTCACCAGGTTTCAAATGCTTTTTCAAACGTTCCAAGTGATGATCGTACATGGCGATCAAACCTTTGTTCATTTCGTCGAAGGCTTCCACTTTCTTATCGAAAGTTTCTTTGCCGCCGATGCTTGCATAGTACTGTTCCAGATTTTTAGACTTTACGATTTGATCGATCTCTTGGCGAGAACGACCGGCCGTGATGTAGGCACCGAAGGAATTTAGGTAACCTGATTTAAGATCTCCCAAGATCGCTTTGCCTTCTTCGTTACGGATGTCATAATCCAAAAGGTCATCAGAGCGTTGGAATAACTGACCCAGCAACGTCCCCATCTCTTCCAAGATTTGGTGAAGTTCAGCATCATAGCGTTCCTGTGCAATAAATGGAGCGCGAATACACCATTTGAACAACGAAGCCGTTTTCAAATTATGAATGCGATCCAACTGTTCAAGAGTCACAAAATAATCGCCGATCACAGAGTCCTGCAACCACTCGCCTTCCAAAAGGTCCGAGATGATTTCAGCTGTGTATTGAACAAGTTTGATATTGCCGTGGCCAGAAAGATTCACCATCACGCGTGCAAGCAAGTAATCCCCTGCAAGGACTGCGTACTCCGGAGTAAACTTTAACCATGCCGTCGTTTTGCCACGACGAAGATGCGAACGATCGATCAAATCGTCATGCAACAACGAAGCGTTGTGAATAAACTCAATCGTTTGCGCCAACAGATGTTCCGATTTTCCGTCCAAGGAAATACTCGAAGCCATCATGCGAATCAATTTCGCGCGGAATCCTTTGCCTCCAGAAAAGAGGTCGTCATAAAGCTTATTCAGCTTTGGTAGGTAGGCAGGGAAATCCCTGGAATCATAGACTTTCAGATCAATGACATTGCGCGACAATTAAGACTCCTAATGAGGCCCCAAAATGGCGATATTCGCGCTTGCTGTCAAGGGCAGAACAGCCTTAAAGTTCCAGTCATTATGAATAAAGTCTTCCGAACGAAAAAGACCCTGACTTTCAGGGAAGCTGACCCTGCGAAAATCATGTTTTTCGGGAATATTTACGGTTTTGCCCACGATGCCTTCGAGCAATTCATTGTGGATGCCGGGTATACCTGGAAAGAATATTTTCACGATCCGGATTTTGCGATCCCCCTTCGTCACTCTGAAGCCAATTATCTGGCGCCGTTTTTCCCCGGAGAAACCTACGACATCGCAGTTACAGTTGCGAGTTTTGGGGAAACTTCGTACAAGATGAAATACGTTTTCACTCAAGGGACCAAAACACATGCCATCGTTACGATGGTGCATGCCGTTTTGGATATGAAGACGAAACAGAAAGCGGCGATTCCAGCGAAAATGAAATCGCGCTTGGAACCTTACCTCGAACAACCGGGAGTTTAATTGGAAGAGTTCAAGTTCACAGGCAAAGAATGGTGGCGTGAAGGCGTTCGTTTTGAATGCACGGGTTCAGGCAAATGCTGTACTTCTCACGGAGAATACGGATTTGTTTATTTGAATCTTGAGGACCGCCAACGTTTTGCTAAGCACATGAACATCAGCACTGCTGCGTTCACCCGTCGTTACTGCGAAAAAACGGGCGGCATCTGGCACTTGAAAGAAGATCCAAAAAATACCGACTGCATGTTCCTTAAAGGCAAGGGCTGCGGAATGTATGAAGCTCGCCCGACACAATGTCGTACATGGCCGTTCTGGCCGGAAGTTATGAATGCCAAATCTTGGGCAAAGGATGTGAAAGCATTCTGTCCTGGAGTAGGACG is a window of Bdellovibrio sp. SKB1291214 DNA encoding:
- a CDS encoding PP2C family protein-serine/threonine phosphatase, which codes for MSNDPNALKERISDLEHELAVKEAELHRYRLELGKANQVLEKMIHQMGQELKMAQALQKKLSPTELPNVQGFEFSTKFLPGTRSGGDYFDIFEHEDKLKFGILISSATGYSLSSLLLSVIIKISSQMEARRGLEAHKVVSILAKDVLPNIQNEDRANIFYGVVDRRSYEFQYCSVGDIDGFHQIYGKDALSELIATGPSLGKDFNTEPQSRTIQLNPRDRLILATEGLKNSQNSLGVGWGGHNVMDAISKAPRQGVHELRNEILYANQKYSGKEDPVRDQTLIVTEVKDRVIKLAKN
- a CDS encoding DUF4105 domain-containing protein, with translation MLKKACFKHIVAFSLPLITAVSAHAFEYQVVTPLSANQKAAVQALLKEADQRLPETLKSALSTVEIRFGKLPSFGLQRALGAASFSRRDLTLDNSTLAEIVKGPMNSTRTDRSHKTMYAEILATVLHETTHLYDFANVHSDSEKQWIERCDTKFAKSKEERIQNGARPYACKYYENMTTSFSKNPYFLQVAGWTGQSENGLNQRSPDRYELENTKEYLAVNMEYFLMDPQYKCRRPGMYKVLSSQFRHTPFQNVTCDQQLGYVIPNSSYKLAQVQAIDPSRVYQIHYLFAEKGSELSSGWGHSMIRLVMCSPQRKVVGPDCLRDIEFHLVLSFRAFVDSLQLNAWAGMVGDYPSRLFILPLNQVIDEYPKGQFRALRSLPLAFTRQQINDFIARSVEIHWGYNGKYKFITNNCATETMDLLQSVLLSPGMMNTEIKTPKGLYDVLLKQGLGNERVFADKKQALELGYYFDSYEERYQKTFGIVKDAGLTSAKDFKQWIESAATYRKEVISMIKKSQPEYKKMTAALFVLELAAQRQIQNYIMSELTQSLTTSKEGKASQDGKQAADNYLELSQLFAKPSAFLPRGLGYGLPDASEMASASAIVNRKAEDAIKISEETKKIADKMTDPALLKEIETSNQNITMLQALLRSK
- a CDS encoding DUF2388 domain-containing protein, which produces MKAVLFVLVSALSMNAMALEITTTVKLSQKNSAESDYKQILMNAQDDAAMFVATGGQVRGPNLETALENVRFVNRTTATDMQIAEEILKLK
- a CDS encoding DUF2388 domain-containing protein, with the protein product MKNVLITVVVLMSVNAAQATNMVVSSTVELVMSPFMTTRDMSTDPSAEEYKQVLVMAKDDAALFIASNGQNRGARLERALEAVRSVNEKARSASDMQIAEQILSLK
- a CDS encoding class I SAM-dependent methyltransferase, whose translation is MSLVSAAGEIKKICVIADEAGMAKGQHWSQFLNCPLNPPSIDSYYFRFNIEGDRVFVRDQDKRLLEFDFDKNHLDYERKGHRGKQEMIAKALGAAKGCKKILDLSVGMGIDSVFLTQLGFQVTGVERSPVLYALLSEAFAKTQKEYLKSYQLHFANSLDFLREQKGKIEIDSIYFDPMYPHKKKSSLPKQEMVVFRDLVGHDDDAAEVLKEALKWPVRRVVVKRPIHAEQLLPGVIHSFEGKVVRYDSYVVG
- a CDS encoding prenyltransferase → MSEFVTLSKSSPQFESYLLGTFAKDKRALPVQTLNVNSASETVTFKIVPVSSLEFPPRIVRIMKTVKFRSFLFILVPLFLILTKNIADQTIRDPISCLIATIGVIFAFISVNLRNDYTDHVRGVDRVLERSGSRAIQNGWTTASHIKNLSTTFLILSLMCAVPVMMAYNEVAYVVVVGAIIGLWAQFQKRISFKYKIGGEISLFLMFGPLLTVGYQLAMGAPFDKESLWIGVVWGWAVLFVVHLRNFINILPSSQAGFRNTVNCLGFDRSRRLIALWWAIFLCINLFYHLVYAGKYWGIYVSIALVFLSFTFISKLKSLSSPVGGDLRQVFKYGFTLFLFTIGLWVFECLWYLLLAR
- a CDS encoding polyprenyl synthetase family protein, which codes for MSRNVIDLKVYDSRDFPAYLPKLNKLYDDLFSGGKGFRAKLIRMMASSISLDGKSEHLLAQTIEFIHNASLLHDDLIDRSHLRRGKTTAWLKFTPEYAVLAGDYLLARVMVNLSGHGNIKLVQYTAEIISDLLEGEWLQDSVIGDYFVTLEQLDRIHNLKTASLFKWCIRAPFIAQERYDAELHQILEEMGTLLGQLFQRSDDLLDYDIRNEEGKAILGDLKSGYLNSFGAYITAGRSRQEIDQIVKSKNLEQYYASIGGKETFDKKVEAFDEMNKGLIAMYDHHLERLKKHLKPGEEKLIDQLRPLTEILYWRRKPSS
- a CDS encoding acyl-CoA thioesterase codes for the protein MNKVFRTKKTLTFREADPAKIMFFGNIYGFAHDAFEQFIVDAGYTWKEYFHDPDFAIPLRHSEANYLAPFFPGETYDIAVTVASFGETSYKMKYVFTQGTKTHAIVTMVHAVLDMKTKQKAAIPAKMKSRLEPYLEQPGV
- a CDS encoding YkgJ family cysteine cluster protein, producing the protein MEEFKFTGKEWWREGVRFECTGSGKCCTSHGEYGFVYLNLEDRQRFAKHMNISTAAFTRRYCEKTGGIWHLKEDPKNTDCMFLKGKGCGMYEARPTQCRTWPFWPEVMNAKSWAKDVKAFCPGVGRGNLVPAESIERQLREQIESEKGWGK